A region of Desulfobacterales bacterium DNA encodes the following proteins:
- a CDS encoding TerB family tellurite resistance protein: MGWYGKLTFGALGLFLGGPLGAIAGAAFGHHLVDKKVDYTNRLYYREQAPILERREQTQAAHFISLFSILGKLSKIDGAVARSEIAVVENFINNLQMTEGEKQFARQIFNEAKTSEYTLEDFAIQLYRSTHHQPTVLISFFNLLFQIVAADGTLHPAEAAAMQTLKNIFKIRDQQYENIQAVYFNDIDKYYKILGCTPESSDQEIKSNYKKLVKDFHPDTIIAKGLPEEFIDFATKRFREIQEAYERVKKERNLS; the protein is encoded by the coding sequence ATGGGTTGGTATGGAAAACTTACATTCGGCGCATTGGGTCTTTTTCTGGGCGGCCCGCTCGGCGCCATTGCCGGAGCAGCTTTTGGGCATCATCTTGTCGATAAAAAAGTCGATTATACGAACCGTCTGTATTATCGGGAGCAGGCGCCGATTTTAGAACGCAGGGAACAAACCCAGGCTGCCCATTTTATCAGTCTATTTTCAATCCTTGGCAAGCTTTCGAAAATAGATGGTGCTGTGGCCCGGAGCGAAATTGCCGTTGTTGAAAACTTCATCAATAATTTGCAAATGACGGAAGGGGAAAAACAATTTGCCAGGCAAATTTTTAATGAAGCCAAAACTTCCGAATACACCCTTGAGGATTTTGCCATACAATTATATCGGAGCACTCATCATCAGCCCACGGTGCTGATTTCTTTTTTTAATCTCCTGTTCCAAATTGTAGCGGCGGACGGCACACTTCATCCGGCTGAGGCGGCTGCGATGCAAACATTGAAAAACATTTTCAAAATCAGGGATCAACAATACGAAAACATCCAGGCGGTGTATTTCAATGATATTGATAAGTATTACAAAATCCTCGGCTGCACCCCGGAAAGTTCCGATCAGGAAATCAAATCGAATTATAAGAAACTGGTAAAAGATTTTCATCCCGACACAATTATTGCAAAAGGCCTGCCGGAGGAATTTAT